The genomic window ACATTCGATGTCTTTCTAACTTGTTCCGTAAACAATCTTCTGGTCAAATGTACGCTCATATTCCTGCGTGAGCAGCTTTTCATAAAGATCAAAGTAAGTTCACTTTCAGGCAATAGTCCAGTTGGTCCTCGTGAagttggtggtggtggtgtaggTAGTAAATTTGCTCCACTCCCATGTGCAAGCTCTAAAATTGAAAATATAATTTACTATAATGTTTGTTGGACGTAAATAGCTACACACACTTTAATAAACAAACACAGTACAGTGTATCTTTTACAGTGTCACTTATATTATAGTCCATGCATGAATAACAGTTAACATGCCCTCTTAAAGCAGTGCAAGTTCTGGTAATTTGCATTTAACAGTGTCTGGATATCCTTTCACAAAGACATTGGCACTTAGTTTGTGGGTGACCACAAGCCAAAGGTATTTGTTTTAACCACACCTCGAGTTAGTACCAGTCCCCTAGTACTTGTCAGCTCAGATAGTATAAAATGCATTTATAGCCTGTTTACTAGTGTCATCTTtagattgtgggttgcatcaaACCCTTTGTAGTACTTTAAAACTCTTGCATTACTCCGTTAATTAGTTGTGTCCAGACACAATATTGACACACTGTTTCAAGCACTGCTGTTTTACGTGACACACTGTTTCAagtagtgctgggcggtatggCATTTTTTGATTACGGTACGGTATTGAAGAAAATACCCCGGTATTCGGTATTTCACGGTATTCAGCTTGGTAAGGAACTAATAATATGTTTTTACAGTAATTGTTAACTGTAACTACTCACAATTGAAAGTTACCCATGGCCAGcagtagggaccagtctattttgctttttttctacctatttttctttccagcaattcttttatttttcccctattatgctccatattttgctcaagaattataaattttgctcagtacttatctttgttaattgaatatttccaagtgcaaagctacagtttcgccttaaagtgactgttctattagagctcgatcagaaattacttctaacatgtaaagcaagaagccagctaatattgcttaacatgtgtggctgttttattagggtatatcgattgtcacttgttgttcctgtaacaattagctatgcattgtagatattttagcgtgtctgactgtttgattagagtatctcgatcttttgtgcaatttttatgtccactccACAAAagttgcacctattatgccagcattttgctcattgcttttacccaaccattatgctaaaaattttgctggcgaaatcgacgggtccctagccAGCAggttataaaaatattttactaACTACATGACAGTAGGCAGGTGCTACAATGTAACCTGAAACCTAACAGTTGCTGTTAGGAGAGgcttgtggtcaccaccaaaccACCAACACATAACCCAACCACCTTGTCTCTGGCTTCCTGCACACTAGTCACATTCATGCTGgtattttcagaaacaaataccTTTGAAACGGTTTAATGAAAATACCGCGGTATACGGTATTTTCGgtataccgcccagcactagttTCAAGCACTGCTGTTTTACACAGACTTTGCGACAGATCAGTTTTAATAAACTGTTTACAGCACTGCTTCATAAATTTTTTTCCTAAAATTTGGTGGTCAATTGTGAAGTAGTGAAAGCACTTATTGATTCATTTCCAGTTTCCAGCACTTACACTTTCTCCACAAGCTGCCACCATCTAAATCTGGTAATGAGCAAGAAGGTATTTCCTTAAACTCAAGCATTACCACAACTTTGGAGCCATTTTAGTAGTGTTGTGCGATACAGCTAAAATGGTGTATCTCAAACCTTGTGTAGTCATGATATGATACCAATATGGAATATAGTGAACTTCAGCCAAAAAGCAAAGTAATTAACTGTGTGGGTGGCCgtcaaattttcatagtttAGTTCCAGACATTACAGACCATGTAACAAGCTTCAAGTCTGAGAAACAGGCGAACAGCTCTGCTACACTGTACGTTGTACAAAACCAGACCTTAGCATTTCCATGTGCGAATAAAACATTGATAAATGTATTGCAATATCGATATTGTGATATTGTATATGTGTATCGATAATTCGATatgtatcgcacatcactacattTCAAGACATAATGTAAATTTGAATAACATAAATGCGCACCTCTATGCAAGGAGTATGACATATAACACTTGTGTGCTACACGCAATCTGAGCTTTCAAATTTACTGACCAGAATTGTTAGATTCTAAGGGTTGTGCACCGGGCCCTTGTGAAGTTGGTGGCGGTGAACAGTTAGGTAGTACATTTACTCCACTTCCATGTGCAAGCTCTAAAATTGAAAAAAACTTTGCCGTAATGTTTATAGGATGGAAATGGCTACACACACTTTAATAAACACGAGTACAGTGTATCCTTTACAGTGTCACTTATAGTTCATGAATAACAGTTACATTCATAGTTTTAATTATAGTTATTTTCAACTACTACGAAGAAGGTGATTCTAAAACTCTAGTATCACGGCAGTGGTGGAGCCAAGAAACATTAAATTTGAATACACAAATGCACCTCTATACACAAATGCACCTCTATACAAGGAGTATAACATAACACTTGTAGCACACGTAATCTCTGAGCTTACTTACCAGAAAAGCTAGATTCTATGGGTTGTACAATTGGGATTTGCTCTTGTCGAACATATACAGGTCCTGCAAGCTCACTAGGTCCTACACAGTACATTACAGAATTAAAAATAGAGACGAAAATGAGAAACTTTAGAAGAGCTGATACAAATATTTGATTCGGTTAGTACAGAAAGTATTCTAATACTTAAACATtattaaacaatgccacggtaTACATAAGCGTGGAAAATTTTAGGGAATCACACTTGTAATTAAGTGAATTTCGTGTAATAGTTCAAGTTTCCTTTCCGATGAAAAGTGATTCTAGCGTGTTCAAAGTCTATCCACGGAAATGAAAACAGCGAATTACTTTTGCGACTGTTTCAGTAAAAACTTGCATTTTTCgtacaagcatgcatattggaAAAAATGGAATTTACAAAATCTGATATTTGTTTCAGCCGTACTTTAGAAATAGAGTTCGGAAAATACActgatgaaagcaaacaaacacccACTAGTAATATTTGCTTTACTACCAAACATACCTGAGTGGGTAGGTGGTTGCTGCATTGCTCCAAACGAATCCAATTTTGACGACACCATTACTAACCCTCTGGACATTACTTGAATAGATTCCTGCAAAGACGACACTGTCTTATTCAGATCTTCATACTTCTGATCctaaacaaacaagcaaaagGTATTGAATAACACCTATTGTGGCAAAATAGTGTACACACAAATCAAAACCAATACCAATAAACGTGTTGCTCCAAAATGATGACCACTATTTTGTTAACAAAGCCACTTTAGTGGAGTTTGGTGCCAAAGGGCTATTAAGCATAAAATGCTTACATGCCACATAATAAAGTGTACCACTATGTAAGTCAAAACAAACCTTAACATCAGCTGAACTGGGTAGAGAAGGATGCAATTCTGCGCTCATGTCATCatcatactagtatattaaaactaTACTAAATTTTAACACAGCTAATATAGCATGCATACCCTATTGTACAAGAAGTCATCAAAATCCATATAGAATGGATCCTCTCGATACATTTCAATCACCTAAAAGTATCCAGAGCATTTTTTGATAATCAGACTGTTATTCTTACTGGTATATCAATTTCTTGGGTGTTCACATCACTAACGATTTCTTTGCTCATAGCATCCGTACCAGTTTCATTGCTCATCGCATCCCTATCAGTTTCATTGCTCATCGCATCCCTATCAGTTTCATTGCTCATCGCATCCCTATCAGTTTCATTGCTCATCGCATCCCTATCAGTTTCATTGCTCATCGCATCCCTATCAGTTTCATCGCTTGCCATCTTCCCTTTGTCTACCTAGAGATAAAAACATTAAGCATTCCCTTAATTCTATTTAAATGGCCCTTCGGATCTATAAGACACTTTGTCGAATTTATAACACTTACTTTAGTGATGTCAACATCTTTAGGGGTGTCAGGACCAACCTCCAACACCGGCTTTTCCTAGATCAAAGTAAAGTATTATGTATACATTAATTGAGGTTACAATTCTGTATGCAGTACTAAATAAGACAGCACGAATGCAAGTAACTCAGTATAATAGCATTGGCCAGTGGTTTAAACGTGTAGAGAACAATCAAGGAAACCCAAAACGTGTAAATCACAATGGGATTTGTGGTACTTTTGATGATATCATAAGCCTAAAGCTTAAGAAATTTATGCAGCAGTGTGGTGTTTTGCATGCCGTGATGCCACATTTAAAGACTGATTGCACTTGCTGTCTATCCTAGTGAGTTATCTCAAATAGACCCGTCAGCCTTGGTGAGTGGTAAAAGTTGTCTCTTTTCATGACTTTCATTGTGCACCCCAACTTGCTAATATCCAGCTGGAAGATCTAAGCTAGTAAAATAACAAAGCTTTCCAAACTGGTCCAAGTTGTAGATTTTTGGTTAAGATAATTCCCAAACTGCTAACCAGAATTACCTGAAATTTTGAGTATCAACTCcatatacactgtagataatgtCAAGAATAATAGTAAAAAAAACAAATGTGCGAACAATACGGGTTTCGgttgagacggtcacatacATATAGACACAACACACTTACCACCTCTTTTTTCTTAGTCCTTCTTTTCTTTGCTACAGTATCACCTTTCAATTTATCACCCTCACTCTTGGTCTTGACTTTTTGGACAGAGACTCTCCTTGTCTGCTTGCTACCTGTCTGCTTTTGCTTCTTAACAGCAGTATCAGATTTACACTTCTGGGATAAAAGTAAAAGAAATAAAATATACAACACAACCTGTTGAAATAGAGCATGCCAGTCAGGTGATTATAATTTTAATAGCATGCCTACGATAACCACAACATTCCAACAATGGCTTATAGTGGCCCCACCTGGTTAGTTGATCACCTAGTAACAGGGCATTGTATGAAAAACAAGCTGACAGGTCAGACTATTAACCCTCTTACCGCCACATACAAGTGTTAGTGTATGATGCCGTAAAAAAAAAGTGACCATAaaagaaaacaacaaaaacTTCCACCTGTCTAGCATTGTGATTCCATGAGCACTTATCTGATAAAATTTGAACAATCCATTTATTTTCCATTCTAAATTATGAAGCAGtcataaaaatgtttgaaaaaaTGCAAACTGGTTGGGTTTTTTGTTCAGTGGGTCATCACATATGATTAGTGATCAGAAAAGTTAGCAACCAATTCAACATACCTGCTTTCTTTTGTTTTGCCTGGGTTCAACATTCTCTTTTCCATCACGGCTATCTTTGCACTTATCTTCTATCTGATCACTGCATGTATTATCCTGTGTATCTTTACTACCATCCATTTCAATCTGACTGTAGTCATCCATGAAATTCTCTCTGTCCTCTTCACTACCATTATTTGACTGGCTGTCTTCATCATCCTCATCATACTTTTCCTGGTCCTGCTTACATTCTTTTTGTGTTCCTGCAGTTGTGCTAAAATAGACAAACAACAGAAACACACCTTTCTTACCTAAAGACAATATTTTTACTTCATAAATGGCTTTTCCCTCCGTGATTTGAGCTATACCATCAATAAACAGGGATGTTCCTTTAA from Dysidea avara chromosome 2, odDysAvar1.4, whole genome shotgun sequence includes these protein-coding regions:
- the LOC136247359 gene encoding protein starmaker-like isoform X6, producing the protein MLKGTSLFIDGIAQITEGKAIYEVKILSLGKKGVFLLFVYFSTTAGTQKECKQDQEKYDEDDEDSQSNNGSEEDRENFMDDYSQIEMDGSKDTQDNTCSDQIEDKCKDSRDGKENVEPRQNKRKQKCKSDTAVKKQKQTGSKQTRRVSVQKVKTKSEGDKLKGDTVAKKRRTKKKEVEKPVLEVGPDTPKDVDITKVDKGKMASDETDRDAMSNETDRDAMSNETDRDAMSNETDRDAMSNETDRDAMSNETGTDAMSKEIVSDVNTQEIDIPVIEMYREDPFYMDFDDFLYNRYDDDMSAELHPSLPSSADVKDQKYEDLNKTVSSLQESIQVMSRGLVMVSSKLDSFGAMQQPPTHSGPSELAGPVYVRQEQIPIVQPIESSFSELAHGSGVNVLPNCSPPPTSQGPGAQPLESNNSELAHGSGANLLPTPPPPTSRGPTGLLPESELTLIFMKSCSRRNMSVHLTRRLFTEQVRKTSNVSGRNKQQLDPRIIKYIKSTSFKYFPSQNTDISKEWADCIISIDESCRRLRNKPTKKQLQGLN
- the LOC136247359 gene encoding uncharacterized protein isoform X1, translated to MIEPEQLDPTLDRSACNSVAPYAFIEYVDEIYTAVVPTRMLKGTSLFIDGIAQITEGKAIYEVKILSLGKKGVFLLFVYFSTTAGTQKECKQDQEKYDEDDEDSQSNNGSEEDRENFMDDYSQIEMDGSKDTQDNTCSDQIEDKCKDSRDGKENVEPRQNKRKQKCKSDTAVKKQKQTGSKQTRRVSVQKVKTKSEGDKLKGDTVAKKRRTKKKEVEKPVLEVGPDTPKDVDITKVDKGKMASDETDRDAMSNETDRDAMSNETDRDAMSNETDRDAMSNETDRDAMSNETGTDAMSKEIVSDVNTQEIDIPVIEMYREDPFYMDFDDFLYNRYDDDMSAELHPSLPSSADVKDQKYEDLNKTVSSLQESIQVMSRGLVMVSSKLDSFGAMQQPPTHSGPSELAGPVYVRQEQIPIVQPIESSFSELAHGSGVNVLPNCSPPPTSQGPGAQPLESNNSELAHGSGANLLPTPPPPTSRGPTGLLPESELTLIFMKSCSRRNMSVHLTRRLFTEQVRKTSNVSGRNKQQLDPRIIKYIKSTSFKYFPSQNTDISKEWADCIISIDESCRRLRNKPTKKQLQGLN
- the LOC136247359 gene encoding uncharacterized protein isoform X5, which translates into the protein MIEPEQLDPTLDRSACNSVAPYAFIEYVDEIYTAVVPTRMLKGTSLFIDGIAQITEGKAIYEVKILSLGKKGVFLLFVYFSTTAGTQKECKQDQEKYDEDDEDSQSNNGSEEDRENFMDDYSQIEMDGSKDTQDNTCSDQIEDKCKDSRDGKENVEPRQNKRKQKCKSDTAVKKQKQTGSKQTRRVSVQKVKTKSEGDKLKGDTVAKKRRTKKKEVEKPVLEVGPDTPKDVDITKVDKGKMASDETDRDAMSNETDRDAMSNETDRDAMSNETDRDAMSNETDRDAMSNETGTDAMSKEIVSDVNTQEIDIPVIEMYREDPFYMDFDDFLYNRYDDDMSAELHPSLPSSADVKDQKYEDLNKTVSSLQESIQVMSRGLVMVSSKLDSFGAMQQPPTHSGPSELAGPVYVRQEQIPIVQPIESSFSELAHGSGANLLPTPPPPTSRGPTGLLPESELTLIFMKSCSRRNMSVHLTRRLFTEQVRKTSNVSGRNKQQLDPRIIKYIKSTSFKYFPSQNTDISKEWADCIISIDESCRRLRNKPTKKQLQGLN
- the LOC136247359 gene encoding protein starmaker-like isoform X7 translates to MIEPEQLDPTLDRSACNSVAPYAFIEYVDEIYTAVVPTRMLKGTSLFIDGIAQITEGKAIYEVKILSLGKKGVFLLFVYFSTTAGTQKECKQDQEKYDEDDEDSQSNNGSEEDRENFMDDYSQIEMDGSKDTQDNTCSDQIEDKCKDSRDGKENVEPRQNKRKQKCKSDTAVKKQKQTGSKQTRRVSVQKVKTKSEGDKLKGDTVAKKRRTKKKEVEKPVLEVGPDTPKDVDITKVDKGKMASDETDRDAMSNETDRDAMSNETDRDAMSNETDRDAMSNETDRDAMSNETGTDAMSKEIVSDVNTQEIDIPVIEMYREDPFYMDFDDFLYNRYDDDMSAELHPSLPSSADVKDQKYEDLNKTVSSLQESIQVMSRGLVMVSSKLDSFGAMQQPPTHSELAHGSGANLLPTPPPPTSRGPTGLLPESELTLIFMKSCSRRNMSVHLTRRLFTEQVRKTSNVSGRNKQQLDPRIIKYIKSTSFKYFPSQNTDISKEWADCIISIDESCRRLRNKPTKKQLQGLN
- the LOC136247359 gene encoding uncharacterized protein isoform X3; translation: MIEPEQLDPTLDRSACNSVAPYAFIEYVDEIYTAVVPTRMLKGTSLFIDGIAQITEGKAIYEVKILSLGTQKECKQDQEKYDEDDEDSQSNNGSEEDRENFMDDYSQIEMDGSKDTQDNTCSDQIEDKCKDSRDGKENVEPRQNKRKQKCKSDTAVKKQKQTGSKQTRRVSVQKVKTKSEGDKLKGDTVAKKRRTKKKEVEKPVLEVGPDTPKDVDITKVDKGKMASDETDRDAMSNETDRDAMSNETDRDAMSNETDRDAMSNETDRDAMSNETGTDAMSKEIVSDVNTQEIDIPVIEMYREDPFYMDFDDFLYNRYDDDMSAELHPSLPSSADVKDQKYEDLNKTVSSLQESIQVMSRGLVMVSSKLDSFGAMQQPPTHSGPSELAGPVYVRQEQIPIVQPIESSFSELAHGSGVNVLPNCSPPPTSQGPGAQPLESNNSELAHGSGANLLPTPPPPTSRGPTGLLPESELTLIFMKSCSRRNMSVHLTRRLFTEQVRKTSNVSGRNKQQLDPRIIKYIKSTSFKYFPSQNTDISKEWADCIISIDESCRRLRNKPTKKQLQGLN
- the LOC136247359 gene encoding uncharacterized protein isoform X2, whose protein sequence is MASERVAKRSTKAKKSVAPYAFIEYVDEIYTAVVPTRMLKGTSLFIDGIAQITEGKAIYEVKILSLGKKGVFLLFVYFSTTAGTQKECKQDQEKYDEDDEDSQSNNGSEEDRENFMDDYSQIEMDGSKDTQDNTCSDQIEDKCKDSRDGKENVEPRQNKRKQKCKSDTAVKKQKQTGSKQTRRVSVQKVKTKSEGDKLKGDTVAKKRRTKKKEVEKPVLEVGPDTPKDVDITKVDKGKMASDETDRDAMSNETDRDAMSNETDRDAMSNETDRDAMSNETDRDAMSNETGTDAMSKEIVSDVNTQEIDIPVIEMYREDPFYMDFDDFLYNRYDDDMSAELHPSLPSSADVKDQKYEDLNKTVSSLQESIQVMSRGLVMVSSKLDSFGAMQQPPTHSGPSELAGPVYVRQEQIPIVQPIESSFSELAHGSGVNVLPNCSPPPTSQGPGAQPLESNNSELAHGSGANLLPTPPPPTSRGPTGLLPESELTLIFMKSCSRRNMSVHLTRRLFTEQVRKTSNVSGRNKQQLDPRIIKYIKSTSFKYFPSQNTDISKEWADCIISIDESCRRLRNKPTKKQLQGLN
- the LOC136247359 gene encoding protein starmaker-like isoform X4 — protein: MIEPEQLDPTLDRSACNSVAPYAFIEYVDEIYTAVVPTRMLKGTSLFIDGIAQITEGKAIYEVKILSLGKKGVFLLFVYFSTTAGTQKECKQDQEKYDEDDEDSQSNNGSEEDRENFMDDYSQIEMDGSKDTQDNTCSDQIEDKCKDSRDGKENVEPRQNKRKQKCKSDTAVKKQKQTGSKQTRRVSVQKVKTKSEGDKLKGDTVAKKRRTKKKEVEKPVLEVGPDTPKDVDITKVDKGKMASDETDRDAMSNETDRDAMSNETDRDAMSNETDRDAMSNETDRDAMSNETGTDAMSKEIVSDVNTQEIDIPVIEMYREDPFYMDFDDFLYNRYDDDMSAELHPSLPSSADVKDQKYEDLNKTVSSLQESIQVMSRGLVMVSSKLDSFGAMQQPPTHSELAHGSGVNVLPNCSPPPTSQGPGAQPLESNNSELAHGSGANLLPTPPPPTSRGPTGLLPESELTLIFMKSCSRRNMSVHLTRRLFTEQVRKTSNVSGRNKQQLDPRIIKYIKSTSFKYFPSQNTDISKEWADCIISIDESCRRLRNKPTKKQLQGLN